The Nostoc sp. 'Peltigera membranacea cyanobiont' N6 genome contains the following window.
GTTCTTACATACTGGCAATTTCGACATTTCCCTTCATCATCAATGCGATTTGGAGTTGGTTGTACGGCGAGAAAGCTGGTAATAATCCCTGGAGAGCATTGACCTTAGAGTGGATGACGACTTCACCACCTGCGATCGAGAATTTTGATCGAACCCCAGTGCTGGCTACAGGCCCCTACGACTACGGTTTGGAAAGGGCTAACGAAGGTGTACCCTTATCCGATCCCAATCCAATCTTGTCTGGCGGGCCAAACTCAGTATTAAGAGCAGAACCCGATCCAGCCGTTGCTGCTAATCCCGAAGACCGCAAATAAACTGCGACTGGGGACTGGGGACTAGGAATTTCTTTCTCTCTGCTCCCCGCTCCCCTTGTCCCCTTGTCCCACTCCCCAATTTATCCTTTAAAAAATTCATGCAAAGTCAAACTATTGACCCAGCTAAAACCGAACTCAATCATCATCACGCGGCGGAAGCGTCCGTTGGCCATCATGAAGAACATCCAGACCATCGCCTGTTTGGGCTATATGTCTTCCTGATTGCTGAAGGGATGATTTTTATGGGGCTGTTCGGAGCTTACTTGGCTTTCCGTGCTACCTTACCTGTGTGGCCGCCAGCAGGGACTCCAGAATTAGAACTATTGCTACCTGGAGTCAACACCATCAATCTAATTTCTAGTAGTTTTGTCATGCACAATGCTGATACTGCTATTAAAAAGAACGATCCGCGGGGTGCGCGAATCTGGTTAGCAATTACCGCTCTCATGGGCGCTACTTTCTTAGTGGGTCAAGTATATGAATATACCCATTTAGAATTTGGTTTAACTACCAATTTATTTGCTAGTGCATTTTACGTTTTGACTGGTTTCCACGGATTGCACGTTACCATCGGCGTTTTGGCAATTGTTGCTGTGTTGTGGCGATCGCGCACTCCGGGTCACTACAGTAACGAAAAGCACTTTGGCATTGAAGCAGCCGAAATCTACTGGCACTTCGTTGACGTGATTTGGATTATTTTGTTCGGATTACTGTATCTACTGTGAGTATTAATTATTAGTTGTTTACTCCACGCGAACAACTTAAACATGCCCCCAGTAGGGGGCTTTTTTAATGAACAGTAAATACAGTTCTAGGACTTACGTACTTTACAAAATAATCATTTTGTGTATAAACCTAAATAAGCCGTTTCAGGTTTTTATTAATCAATTCATTGATGGCAAATAGACCCGCGTCGTAGGGGCAATTCATGAATTGCCCCTACGACGAATATGGTTTTCAAATCATCTATACTTGGTCTTTTCTGTCAATCCGTAAGTCCTAATACCATTTCTTTGTGAAGCTACGCCAAATTTCCTTTGCTTCTTATTTCTTTCTTTGTGCCCTTTGCGTCCTTTGCGGTTCGTTCCTCATATAGTTCGGCGCACCTTCATACAAAAATGGTATAAGTTCTTGCTTTCTCGAAATGTATGTATTAAT
Protein-coding sequences here:
- a CDS encoding cytochrome c oxidase subunit 3, translating into MQSQTIDPAKTELNHHHAAEASVGHHEEHPDHRLFGLYVFLIAEGMIFMGLFGAYLAFRATLPVWPPAGTPELELLLPGVNTINLISSSFVMHNADTAIKKNDPRGARIWLAITALMGATFLVGQVYEYTHLEFGLTTNLFASAFYVLTGFHGLHVTIGVLAIVAVLWRSRTPGHYSNEKHFGIEAAEIYWHFVDVIWIILFGLLYLL